A genomic window from Glycine soja cultivar W05 chromosome 10, ASM419377v2, whole genome shotgun sequence includes:
- the LOC114369312 gene encoding linoleate 9S-lipoxygenase-4-like, which translates to MQTRQELVEASVTLIWIASALHVAVNFGQYPYRGLILNRPTISRRFMPEKGSPEYDALAKNPEKEFLKTITGKKETLIDLTVIEILSRHASGEFYLGQRDGGDYWTSDAGPLEAFKRFGNNLEEIEKKLIEKNNDETLRNRYGPTKMPYTLLYPSSEEGLTFKGIPNSISI; encoded by the coding sequence ATGCAAACTCGTCAAGAGTTGGTTGAAGCTTCTGTTACCCTCATATGGATTGCTTCAGCTCTTCATGTTGCTGTTAACTTTGGACAGTATCCATATCGAGGTTTAATCCTGAATAGGCCAACTATTAGCAGGAGATTCATGCCTGAGAAAGGGTCTCCTGAATATGATGCGTTGGCTAAGAACCCTGAGAAGGAGTTTTTGAAGACTATTACTGGCAAGAAAGAGACCCTCATTGACCTTACAGTTATAGAAATTTTATCAAGGCACGCATCTGGTGAGTTCTACCTTGGGCAGAGAGATGGTGGTGACTACTGGACTTCTGATGCCGGGCCATTAGAGGCCTTTAAGAGGTTTGGAAACAATCTTGAAGAGATTGAAAAGAAGCTTATAGAGAAGAACAATGATGAGACATTAAGAAACCGCTATGGGCCGACTAAAATGCCTTACACTTTGCTCTATCCTTCTAGTGAGGAGGGATTGACTTTCAAAGGAATTCCCAACAGTATCTCTATCTAA
- the LOC114369862 gene encoding probable glutamate carboxypeptidase AMP1, whose product MVPSNTVTAFTAKPSPLLTFVMLIVLGVVGFYSLHFPPRPTTSPDPSRFRHVFVSSSSNSTVASYLRALTVHPHLSGTKPASLTARYVVNHFTTLGLQTKTVQHSALLSYPVRSSLAAHFSDGTSFEFQLTEPDTEKEVVAPYHAYSPSGAAEAAAVFVNYGREEDYRQLVAAGVEVAGCVVVARGGALPRGAVVEAAERHGAAAAAVFVERDTWREGFERGHVMRGGIGDPLSPGWSGVEGGESLGLEDSEVLKRFPKIPSLPLSAEAAERILESLGGAPLPLDWRGTLKSSKVKNVGPGPTILNFTYQGELKVATIENVFAIIKGREEPDRYVLLGNHRDAWTYGAVDPNSGTAALLDIAGRFSILLRLGWTPRRTIILCSWDAEEFGMIGSTEWVEQNLVNLRSKAVAYLNVDCAVQGPGFFAGSTPQLDDLLVEVIKQVKDPDTEGTTIYENWAAAGGNSNIQRLSGVDSDFAPFVQHAGVPSVDVYYGKDYPVYHTAFDSYNWMTKFGDPFFQRHEAVTGIWGLLALRLADDSIIPFNYLSYANQLQVYNNILSNLLDKQITLHPLNTSIQEFASAAKEANDESKKLKWQEASDRSIDMKMRALNDRLMLAERGFLDVDGLQGRQWFKHLVFGPPSDHESKLDFFPGIADSLSRMDKMSEKERLAAIQHEIWRVARAIQRAASALRGDLA is encoded by the exons atggttCCGTCAAATACCGTAACGGCATTCACCGCAAAGCCGTCTCCGTTATTAACTTTCGTAATGCTCATCGTCCTCGGCGTGGTGGGATTCTATTCCCTGCATTTCCCTCCCCGTCCCACCACCTCCCCCGACCCCTCGCGCTTCCGCCACGTGTTCGTATCGTCTTCGTCGAACTCCACTGTCGCGAGCTACCTCCGCGCCCTCACCGTGCACCCTCACCTCTCTGGAACAAAACCCGCCTCGTTAACCGCACGCTATGTGGTGAACCATTTCACCACCCTCGGCCTTCAAACAAAAACAGTACAACACTCTGCGCTGCTATCCTACCCGGTGCGCTCCTCGCTCGCCGCGCATTTTAGCGACGGCACGAGTTTCGAGTTTcag TTAACCGAACCGGACACTGAGAAGGAAGTGGTGGCGCCGTACCACGCATACTCGCCGTCAGGTGCGGCGGAGGCGGCCGCGGTGTTTGTGAACTACGGGCGGGAGGAGGACTACCGTCAGCTGGTGGCTGCGGGGGTGGAGGTGGCGGGGTGCGTGGTGGTGGCGAGAGGCGGCGCACTGCCGCGCGGGGCGGTGGTGGAGGCGGCGGAGAGGCACGgtgcggcggcggcggcggtgtTCGTGGAGAGGGACACGTGGCGCGAGGGGTTTGAGAGAGGGCACGTGATGAGAGGGGGGATAGGGGACCCACTGAGTCCTGGGTGGAGTGGGGTGGAAGGTGGTGAGAGTTTGGGTTTGGAAGATAGTGAGGTTTTGAAAAGGTTTCCGAAAATTCCATCTTTGCCCTTGTCTGCTGAGGCTGCGGAGAGGATCTTGGAGTCGCTTGGTGGTGCTCCTCTGCCCTTGGATTGGAGGGGTACCCTCAAGTCATCCAAGGTTAAGAATGTTGGCCCGGGCCCCACCATCCTCAACTTTACTTATCAG ggtGAATTGAAGGTGGCTACCATTGAAAACGTTTTTGCCATTATCAAGGGACGGGAAGAACCTGATCGATATGTTCTGCTTGGGAACCATAGAGATGCATGGACATATGGTGCTGTTGACCCCAACAGTGGGACAGCTGCTCTACTTGACATTGCTGGCAGATTTTCTATTCTATTGCGTTTGGGGTGGACTCCACGGAGGACCATCATTCTATGCAGTTGGGATGCAGAGGAATTTGGAATG ATAGGATCCACTGAGTGGGTTGAACAAAACCTTGTCAATCTTCGTTCCAAAGCTGTAGCATACCTCAATGTAGACTGTGCTGTTCAAGGGCCTGGTTTCTTTGCTGGCTCAACTCCTCAGCTAGATGATCTTCTTGTCGAGGTCATAAAACAG GTCAAGGATCCTGACACTGAAGGTACTACAATATATGAGAATTGGGCAGCTGCTGGTGGAAACTCTAAT ATTCAAAGGCTCAGTGGTGTTGATTCTGATTTCGCTCCATTTGTGCAACATGCAGGGGTTCCATCTGTTGATGTATATTATGGAAAAG ATTATCCTGTCTATCACACTGCTTTCGATTCCTATAACTGGATGACAAAGTTTGGAGATCCATTCTTTCAGCGCCATGAAGCTG TTACTGGAATTTGGGGGCTTCTAGCCCTTCGCCTTGCTGATGATTCCATTATACCTTTCAATTATCTTTCTTATGCGAATCAGTTACAG GTCTACAATAACATATTGAGCAACTTGTTAGACAAGCAGATTACTCTACATCCACTAAATACTTCGATTCAAGAATTTGCTTCTGCTGCCAAAGAAGCTAATGATGAATCAAAG aaattaaaatggcaAGAAGCTTCAGATCGTTCTATAGATATGAAAATGCGAGCATTGAATGATAGACTAATGCTTGCGGAAAGAGGCTTCTTGGACGTTGATGGGCTTCAAGGAAGGCAATGGTTCAAGCATCTT GTTTTTGGGCCTCCCAGCGACCATGAAAGCAAGTTGGATTTCTTCCCTGGAATCGCTGACTCTCTGTCTAGGATGGATAAAATGAGTGAAAAAGAAAGGCTTGCTGCAATTCAGCATGAGATCTGGAGGGTTGCCAGGGCCATTCAAAGAGCTGCTTCAGCACTAAGAGGGGATTTGGCTTAA